A genome region from Maledivibacter sp. includes the following:
- a CDS encoding amino acid adenylation domain-containing protein codes for MNESKLLQNNMEYHDLTHPQKRIWYIEKIHPNTSMHNIGGVVRIKGIVDFNILEESINIFIKKNQGVRLQLIENDGDVKQYINEFKNHKLDFFDFSCYEESEKHFNIWIDKEIGKSFSLYKNELFYFALFKISDAECGYFVKFHHIIADGWSINIMTEEICNIYMKLLNKEILDEKYNTSYIEYIQREQEYLKSKRFTKNKEFWNNEFITLPQSPLSNSANGIEGNRRSFDLDINMSKEIKEFAYKHKCSLNTFFISIFLIYLYKITQHNDLVIGTPVLNRSGKKERSIFGMFTSTMPFRFNIDDKSTLLNIISDVNYKLKKCYFNQKYPYDLLIQDLNLKKKGYGDLFNICVNYYNTSLDTQLNGLPIENIELYNGKQNYSLQLIIREWSDLGNIMLDFDYKYGDYTKAQIENMYYQIIHIIRNSILNPGEKVSGLSIIREAEKRKLLYTFNSTKSNYPMDKIIYKLFEEQVEKTPDKTAISFNDTRLTYSELNEKSNQLARVLIQRNIERESVVGLYTKHSIETVVGILGILKAGAAYLPLDPNYPVERINYILEDCGVDILLTNFSFSKDIDFKGEVIDIRYSPIYSGNKTNLNRPSKPQDLAYVIYTSGSTGMPKGVMVEHQGLVNYICWAVKMYVRDKEVFPLYSSLAFDLTITSIFTPLISGNEIIVYRDDGDEYVLYRIMKDNKATVIKLTPSHLSLLKDMDNTRSSVKRFIVGGEDLKVSLAGSIYKSFNGDIEIFNEYGPTEAVVGCMIHGYDFEKDNDKSVPIGIPADNVQIYILDKNLNPLPKNAVGEIYISGQGVARGYLNKPKLTNGKFIDNPFINGKRMYRTGDLARFSSDGEIQYIGRIDNQVKIRGYRIELGEIEKYIVIHEGIKDAVVIVNEDNELGKYLIAYIVQKTEISIDKLKDYLSRYLPDYMVPLYFIKLDEIPLTSNGKVNRESLPPPQTETVEKQNYISYGNISEEKLVNIICEILKIKEISLKHNFYHLGGDSIKAIQISSKMNQIGLKLRVKDILDHPIIEDMALYIGQIQDIAISQEPCKGSIKPTPIVAWFLSQSFVKPEHYNQSILLKIKEDIDVRSLETMLNKLIKHHDSLRINYSLETEVLYYNNDYLSKHYNVKEYDLSGFSICEQSNKMQSIGGQIKASFDLENSILIKACLFNLGENGKRLLLTAHHLVIDGVSWRIILQDIDTMLKQIARGEDIQLPLKTHSFQKWAEMLKYYSENEAYGELEYWKSVVEGGFKFPTDYDLDETSFRYSSSIDIEISEDITEKLMLGANKAFNTDTRDLLITALLKTISQFSRSKDIVIELEGHGREDILKEIDITSTVGWFTSLYPFKINIQDKDLSEDIKHVKEELRKIPNNGIGFGILKYLSGFFTKEEKRYIRFNYLGDFSGNLDKEIIEILNEQSGDDSCRLNHLTCLLEINCYVIDKKLNVILKYCQDEFQEENIDSFMNTFKDYIEGIIIYCCRKKTVDFTSSDFDTIDLSQDELDSIFA; via the coding sequence ATGAATGAGTCAAAGCTATTACAAAATAACATGGAATACCATGATTTAACTCATCCTCAAAAAAGAATATGGTATATAGAAAAAATACATCCCAACACATCTATGCATAATATTGGTGGAGTTGTGAGGATAAAGGGTATAGTGGATTTTAATATCTTGGAAGAATCCATTAATATCTTTATTAAAAAGAATCAGGGGGTTAGGCTGCAATTAATTGAAAATGATGGAGATGTGAAGCAGTATATCAATGAATTTAAAAATCACAAGCTGGATTTTTTTGATTTTAGCTGCTATGAAGAAAGTGAAAAACACTTTAATATTTGGATAGATAAGGAAATAGGAAAATCATTTTCATTATATAAAAACGAATTATTTTACTTTGCCCTATTTAAGATATCAGATGCAGAGTGTGGGTATTTTGTAAAATTTCATCATATTATTGCCGACGGATGGTCTATTAATATTATGACTGAAGAGATATGCAATATATATATGAAGCTTTTAAACAAAGAGATTCTTGATGAAAAATACAATACCTCATATATAGAATATATTCAAAGAGAACAGGAGTATTTAAAATCCAAGAGATTTACTAAGAATAAGGAGTTTTGGAACAATGAGTTTATCACTCTGCCCCAAAGTCCTTTAAGTAATAGTGCTAATGGTATTGAGGGGAATAGAAGGTCCTTTGATCTAGATATAAATATGTCCAAGGAAATAAAGGAATTTGCTTATAAACATAAATGCTCATTAAATACATTTTTTATTTCTATTTTCTTAATATATCTATATAAGATTACTCAGCATAATGACCTTGTAATAGGAACACCGGTATTAAATAGAAGTGGAAAAAAAGAAAGAAGTATTTTTGGTATGTTTACAAGTACAATGCCATTTAGATTCAATATAGATGACAAATCTACTTTGTTAAACATAATATCAGATGTAAATTATAAGCTGAAAAAATGCTATTTCAATCAAAAGTATCCCTATGATCTTTTAATACAGGATCTGAATTTAAAGAAAAAAGGATACGGCGATTTATTTAATATCTGTGTCAATTACTATAACACTAGCCTTGATACTCAATTAAATGGATTACCTATAGAAAATATAGAGCTGTATAATGGCAAACAAAATTATTCTCTACAATTGATTATAAGAGAATGGTCTGACTTAGGAAATATAATGCTGGATTTTGATTATAAGTATGGTGACTATACCAAGGCACAAATAGAAAATATGTATTATCAAATAATACATATCATTAGAAATTCAATACTAAATCCTGGGGAAAAGGTAAGTGGGCTAAGCATTATACGAGAAGCTGAAAAGAGGAAGCTTCTATATACATTTAACTCTACTAAATCAAATTACCCCATGGATAAAATAATATATAAATTATTTGAAGAGCAGGTAGAAAAAACTCCAGATAAAACAGCTATTTCCTTTAATGATACTAGGCTAACCTATAGTGAGCTTAATGAAAAATCAAATCAACTTGCCAGGGTATTGATTCAAAGGAATATAGAAAGAGAGTCTGTTGTAGGACTATATACAAAGCACTCAATAGAGACTGTAGTGGGGATACTCGGGATTTTAAAAGCGGGGGCTGCATATCTACCCCTTGATCCCAATTATCCAGTAGAAAGGATCAATTATATTCTTGAAGATTGTGGAGTGGATATTTTGCTTACCAATTTCTCCTTTAGTAAGGATATTGATTTTAAGGGAGAAGTTATAGATATTAGGTACTCCCCAATATATAGCGGGAACAAGACAAATCTAAATAGACCCAGTAAGCCACAGGATTTAGCATATGTAATCTATACATCGGGCTCCACAGGTATGCCAAAGGGTGTAATGGTAGAGCATCAAGGGCTAGTTAATTACATTTGTTGGGCGGTAAAAATGTATGTTAGGGACAAAGAGGTCTTTCCATTGTATTCATCTTTAGCATTTGATCTTACAATAACCTCGATTTTCACGCCATTGATAAGTGGTAACGAGATCATAGTATACAGGGATGATGGGGATGAGTATGTGCTATATAGGATAATGAAAGATAATAAAGCAACTGTAATTAAACTGACTCCTTCCCATCTATCCCTGCTAAAGGATATGGACAATACAAGGTCTTCGGTAAAAAGGTTTATTGTTGGAGGAGAGGATTTAAAGGTTAGTCTTGCAGGAAGTATTTATAAAAGCTTCAATGGAGATATTGAAATATTTAATGAATATGGGCCTACAGAAGCAGTGGTAGGCTGTATGATACATGGATATGATTTTGAAAAGGATAATGATAAATCAGTCCCTATAGGAATCCCCGCAGATAATGTGCAGATATATATATTAGATAAAAACCTTAATCCATTACCTAAAAATGCTGTAGGAGAAATATATATATCAGGGCAGGGCGTTGCAAGGGGATATCTCAATAAGCCAAAGCTTACCAATGGGAAGTTTATAGATAATCCTTTTATCAATGGGAAGAGGATGTATAGAACCGGTGATTTAGCAAGATTTTCAAGTGACGGTGAAATCCAATATATTGGGAGAATAGACAATCAGGTTAAAATACGGGGCTATCGTATTGAACTAGGGGAAATAGAAAAGTATATAGTAATCCATGAAGGGATTAAGGATGCCGTTGTTATAGTCAATGAAGATAATGAACTAGGCAAATATCTCATTGCATATATAGTTCAAAAAACTGAAATTTCAATAGATAAGTTAAAGGACTATCTTTCTAGATATTTACCGGATTACATGGTACCCCTATATTTTATTAAGCTGGATGAAATTCCACTGACTTCAAATGGTAAGGTAAATAGGGAATCATTACCCCCACCACAAACAGAGACTGTTGAGAAACAAAATTATATTTCATACGGAAATATAAGTGAGGAGAAATTAGTAAATATTATTTGTGAAATTCTAAAGATTAAAGAGATATCACTTAAGCATAATTTTTATCATCTTGGTGGGGATTCCATAAAGGCTATACAGATTTCATCAAAAATGAATCAAATAGGATTAAAGCTAAGGGTTAAAGACATACTAGACCATCCAATAATTGAAGATATGGCATTATATATTGGACAAATCCAAGATATTGCCATTAGTCAGGAGCCTTGTAAGGGAAGTATAAAGCCCACACCTATAGTAGCTTGGTTTTTATCACAGAGCTTCGTAAAGCCAGAACACTATAATCAAAGCATCCTACTCAAAATAAAAGAGGACATTGATGTTAGAAGTCTCGAAACTATGCTTAATAAACTAATAAAGCATCATGATTCATTGAGAATAAACTATAGCCTAGAAACCGAAGTCCTATACTATAATAATGATTACCTATCTAAACACTACAATGTTAAGGAATATGATTTATCTGGGTTTTCCATCTGTGAACAATCAAACAAAATGCAAAGCATAGGTGGTCAGATAAAGGCAAGCTTTGATCTAGAAAATAGTATTTTAATTAAAGCATGTTTATTTAATCTAGGTGAAAATGGTAAAAGACTATTGTTGACGGCACATCATCTAGTAATAGATGGAGTTTCATGGAGAATCATATTGCAGGACATAGATACTATGTTAAAGCAGATTGCTAGGGGTGAGGATATACAGCTTCCCTTAAAAACCCATTCATTTCAAAAATGGGCTGAGATGCTTAAGTATTACAGTGAAAATGAAGCCTATGGGGAGCTTGAATATTGGAAATCAGTTGTAGAAGGAGGATTTAAATTCCCTACAGATTATGATTTGGATGAAACTTCTTTTAGATATAGTAGTTCTATAGATATTGAAATTAGTGAAGATATAACAGAAAAGTTAATGTTAGGAGCTAATAAAGCCTTTAATACCGATACGAGGGATTTATTAATTACTGCTCTTTTGAAAACCATTAGTCAATTTTCAAGGAGTAAGGATATTGTTATTGAGCTTGAAGGTCATGGCAGAGAGGACATACTTAAGGAAATTGACATAACGAGTACCGTTGGATGGTTTACAAGCTTATATCCCTTTAAGATAAATATTCAAGATAAGGATTTATCTGAGGATATAAAGCATGTAAAGGAGGAGTTGAGGAAGATTCCAAATAACGGAATCGGTTTTGGTATATTAAAGTATTTATCTGGATTTTTTACTAAGGAAGAAAAGAGATACATAAGATTCAATTATCTTGGGGATTTTAGTGGAAATCTGGATAAAGAAATTATTGAGATATTGAATGAACAATCAGGTGATGATAGCTGTAGATTGAATCACTTAACCTGTCTATTGGAGATTAATTGTTATGTAATTGATAAAAAGCTAAATGTAATATTAAAGTATTGCCAGGATGAATTTCAAGAAGAAAATATCGATAGCTTTATGAATACATTTAAGGATTATATAGAAGGCATAATAATTTACTGTTGCAGAAAGAAAACAGTAGACTTTACTTCTTCAGATTTTGACACTATTGATTTATCACAGGATGAGCTAGATAGTATTTTTGCTTGA
- the pgmB gene encoding beta-phosphoglucomutase has product MRIKGVIFDLDGVIVTTDNYHFEAWKRLADERDIYFDRKINEHLRGVSRMESLEIILKSADKEYSQNEKLEMTDIKNNYYKEFINKITPKDILPGVITILNGLKEKGIKIAIGSSSKNAAKIIKNIQLEKYFDAIVDGNNISKGKPDPEVFMKAARAIEVLPQNCLVVEDAEAGVKAAINGGMKVLGVGYAARLNQLDMRAVDLTTIKVDELINII; this is encoded by the coding sequence ATGAGGATAAAGGGAGTCATATTTGATTTGGATGGAGTAATAGTAACCACTGATAACTATCATTTTGAGGCTTGGAAAAGGCTGGCCGATGAAAGAGACATATATTTTGATAGAAAAATTAATGAGCATTTGAGAGGCGTCAGCAGAATGGAGAGCCTTGAAATAATATTAAAAAGTGCAGATAAAGAATACTCTCAAAATGAAAAGCTTGAGATGACGGATATAAAGAATAATTATTATAAAGAATTTATAAATAAAATTACTCCAAAGGATATTTTGCCCGGCGTAATAACTATACTTAATGGTTTAAAAGAAAAAGGTATAAAAATTGCTATTGGTTCATCAAGTAAAAATGCAGCAAAAATAATAAAAAATATACAATTAGAGAAATACTTTGATGCCATAGTAGATGGTAATAATATTTCCAAAGGCAAGCCTGATCCAGAGGTATTCATGAAGGCAGCTAGGGCAATAGAGGTTTTGCCACAAAACTGTTTAGTCGTTGAAGATGCAGAAGCTGGAGTAAAAGCCGCAATAAATGGAGGTATGAAGGTGCTTGGAGTGGGCTATGCAGCAAGGCTTAATCAACTAGATATGAGGGCAGTAGATTTAACCACAATAAAGGTAGATGAATTAATAAATATCATTTAA
- a CDS encoding glycoside hydrolase family 65 protein, translating into MSTISIKSMGKNQFSEDIRSLLSEDRWLIWQEEYNSDFNLVYETNFALTNGYMCTRGSHEECVKRSLPCTYIAGVFDKSEAFMRELANTPDWLGIRLYVERNMLSVEECEVLEFKRVLDMKKGILVKRVKLRDPFGRETLIEGYRFLSRNNVHRAAIKLYVTPLNYSGVMEMENIVDGTVLNFKDFPRFRVKHLNTLENSSMNDQGCYIESATRDFDLHIGTGSSVRVYQKNENNNIIKNKRFSAFGELALEFVDFDVVQNKTIEINKYASVFTERDVSRDSIKECVEREIKAFINDGIQKELSEHIKIYEKMWDIADVNIEGDEEVDKALRFNIFHLMSTANGKDDRVSLGAKLLHGEEYGGHVYWDTELFMLPFFIYTNPDTARTLLKYRYNLIDKARENAKLNGYKGAKYPWESADTGDEQCPDWTIDPDGTCYRCYVAKYEHHITADVAYGINNYFKITHDIDFMLKYGVEIILETARFWVSRCDYNEEYDRYEIKSVTGPDEWHEAVDNNTYTNYLARWNIRKAFELIDWIKKDYCNVYKEISLRISLFDDELNIWKKIEEKIYIPFRKEDKLIEQFEGYFNLKDFIITQYDKNDMPICPEGAKGLKRSLTQINKQADVLMLMFLLDEEFNDEIKKINYDYYEKRTLHRSSLSPSIYSIMGLRVKDHSMAYKYLRRSVMVDLADNQGNTREGIHAASAGGTWQSVICGFGGMGVDEKGILSFNPWLPEKWKKLSFKLYWRGNLLKIEIDRKNINVRLLKAKNPHMTIRVNGETFDIRESFKGEYI; encoded by the coding sequence ATGTCTACTATTTCAATAAAAAGTATGGGGAAAAATCAATTTTCTGAGGATATAAGAAGTTTATTAAGTGAAGATAGATGGTTGATATGGCAGGAAGAATACAATTCCGATTTTAATCTAGTATATGAAACAAATTTTGCCCTTACAAATGGATATATGTGTACGAGGGGTTCCCATGAAGAGTGTGTAAAGAGAAGTCTTCCATGTACATATATTGCAGGGGTGTTTGATAAATCCGAGGCATTTATGAGGGAGCTGGCAAATACTCCTGACTGGCTTGGAATAAGATTGTATGTTGAAAGAAATATGCTAAGCGTTGAAGAATGTGAGGTATTGGAATTTAAAAGAGTTCTGGATATGAAAAAAGGAATCCTTGTTAAAAGAGTCAAATTACGCGATCCCTTTGGTAGGGAGACATTGATTGAGGGGTATAGGTTTTTAAGTAGAAATAATGTTCATAGGGCGGCAATAAAGCTTTATGTGACTCCTTTAAACTATAGTGGAGTTATGGAAATGGAAAACATAGTTGACGGGACAGTCTTGAATTTCAAAGATTTTCCACGATTTAGAGTCAAGCATTTAAATACCCTTGAAAACTCTAGTATGAATGACCAGGGGTGTTACATAGAATCGGCTACCAGGGATTTTGACTTGCATATAGGAACAGGATCAAGTGTAAGGGTATATCAAAAAAATGAAAACAACAACATTATAAAGAACAAAAGATTTTCGGCCTTTGGGGAATTAGCCCTTGAATTTGTAGATTTTGATGTTGTTCAAAATAAAACCATAGAAATTAATAAATATGCTTCGGTTTTTACCGAAAGAGATGTAAGCAGAGATTCAATAAAAGAATGTGTTGAAAGGGAAATAAAAGCTTTTATAAATGATGGAATCCAAAAAGAATTGAGTGAACATATAAAAATATATGAAAAAATGTGGGATATAGCTGATGTTAATATTGAAGGCGACGAAGAGGTAGATAAAGCTTTGAGGTTCAACATTTTTCATTTGATGAGTACCGCAAATGGTAAGGATGATAGAGTAAGTTTAGGAGCAAAGCTCCTTCATGGGGAGGAGTATGGAGGTCATGTGTATTGGGACACCGAGTTATTTATGCTTCCATTTTTTATATACACAAATCCAGATACAGCAAGAACTCTTTTAAAATATAGATACAATTTAATTGATAAAGCAAGGGAAAATGCCAAGCTTAATGGATACAAAGGTGCGAAGTATCCTTGGGAGTCAGCGGATACTGGCGATGAACAATGTCCAGATTGGACAATCGATCCCGACGGAACATGCTATAGATGCTATGTAGCAAAATATGAACATCATATTACTGCCGATGTGGCCTATGGTATAAATAATTACTTCAAAATTACTCATGATATAGATTTTATGCTTAAATATGGTGTTGAGATTATACTAGAAACCGCCAGATTCTGGGTATCACGATGCGATTATAATGAGGAATATGATAGATATGAAATAAAATCAGTAACTGGGCCAGACGAATGGCATGAGGCAGTTGACAACAACACATATACAAATTATCTTGCCAGATGGAATATAAGAAAGGCCTTTGAATTAATTGATTGGATCAAAAAGGATTATTGTAATGTATATAAAGAGATAAGCTTAAGGATATCCCTATTCGACGATGAACTCAACATATGGAAGAAAATAGAGGAGAAAATATATATTCCTTTTAGAAAAGAAGATAAATTAATAGAACAATTTGAAGGTTATTTTAATTTAAAGGATTTCATTATAACTCAATATGATAAAAATGATATGCCTATTTGTCCGGAAGGTGCTAAGGGCTTAAAGAGGAGTTTAACACAAATTAATAAACAAGCCGATGTACTAATGCTCATGTTTTTATTAGATGAAGAATTTAACGATGAAATCAAAAAAATAAACTATGATTATTATGAAAAAAGAACTCTTCACAGATCATCACTTAGCCCTAGTATTTACTCGATTATGGGATTGAGAGTAAAGGACCATTCCATGGCCTATAAATATTTAAGAAGATCTGTAATGGTGGATTTAGCCGATAATCAAGGGAATACCAGAGAAGGAATACATGCCGCTTCTGCCGGTGGAACTTGGCAATCTGTAATATGTGGATTTGGAGGAATGGGAGTAGATGAAAAGGGGATACTTTCCTTTAATCCATGGCTGCCAGAAAAATGGAAGAAGTTATCCTTTAAATTATATTGGAGAGGAAATTTACTTAAGATTGAAATAGATAGAAAAAATATAAATGTTAGGTTATTAAAGGCAAAGAACCCCCATATGACAATAAGGGTTAATGGTGAAACCTTTGATATAAGAGAGTCCTTCAAGGGTGAGTATATATGA